A portion of the Pedobacter cryoconitis genome contains these proteins:
- a CDS encoding hybrid sensor histidine kinase/response regulator translates to MKPTYTKFLSRKIILAFLAGVIVLAIAALFVRYSITHKLENLSKFAYDIERDQSKPQRALLLLHQAEDDFQESLLSTDSTKSKAYKVKLSQAFDEIDSLLKENTDTAGLSAVQRNKVRYWYHQKLKLSENLYTLKHNFDSLLTAYTDFNLNNQNLPGIRTVVYANKKITKNQTDTIRKEVEVKKKGLFSRLKDAISNNNTSTGIIEINHNRTSGSIDSVTMKIAGNDKRAYTKGIRQLQERNEKLLNAQKELITLNIRINNEMERIINGVKEINYSIVAEFKEMAFKSYQETTALLNKFYLAALFLVLVFAILLIIFIIKLDKSEIDLRLENDRAVAIAQQKMDLLLHMSHEIRNPLTAIKGFLYIFSRTSLSPRQTEMLGSITLSSDMLLLTLNDTLDAAKMENNEFKINSEPFNADYALKEVIESMEFSATKKKLTIEYNFVGDKQVVLSGDSFRLKQILVNLLSNAIKYTNTGGITVNAKLNRVKEQNRLEVSITDTGMGISQEQQTNLFSKYYQTNSAKGKNGTGLGLYICKQMVELQKGEISVESKAGEGSTFQFYIPYPEGIATAESGSVKIATDDPLVLLNGISILAVDDNELNLMFLKMITSKWNVKFYQASNGADALDILHKNSVSVVLTDLQMPEMDGYELLTAIRSAQGAIHKLPVIVTGGNEIELDKVKISVDGFSGLVRKPFVESELVRKIAAALQHPLA, encoded by the coding sequence TTGAAACCCACATACACTAAATTTCTATCAAGAAAAATTATTCTTGCCTTCCTGGCCGGGGTTATTGTACTGGCTATAGCTGCCTTATTTGTACGCTATTCAATCACTCATAAATTAGAGAACCTTTCGAAATTCGCTTATGATATAGAACGTGATCAATCGAAACCACAACGGGCTTTATTATTACTTCACCAGGCTGAGGATGATTTTCAGGAATCACTTTTAAGTACTGACAGCACTAAAAGTAAGGCTTACAAGGTAAAATTGTCACAAGCATTTGATGAAATCGATTCCTTGCTTAAAGAAAATACCGATACCGCAGGTTTGTCTGCTGTACAGCGTAATAAAGTTAGATATTGGTATCATCAGAAGTTAAAGTTGTCTGAGAACTTATATACGCTTAAACATAATTTTGATTCTCTGCTTACTGCTTATACTGATTTTAACCTGAATAATCAGAATTTGCCAGGTATCCGGACTGTAGTCTATGCGAATAAAAAAATAACTAAAAATCAAACTGATACGATCCGTAAAGAAGTAGAAGTTAAAAAGAAAGGACTTTTTAGCAGGTTGAAAGATGCTATTTCTAATAACAATACTTCTACAGGCATAATCGAGATTAACCACAACCGTACCAGTGGTTCTATTGATTCTGTGACCATGAAAATTGCAGGAAATGATAAAAGAGCTTATACAAAAGGGATCAGACAACTGCAGGAGCGTAATGAAAAGTTATTAAATGCGCAAAAGGAATTAATTACCCTGAATATCCGCATCAACAATGAGATGGAACGTATTATCAACGGGGTGAAGGAGATTAATTATAGTATTGTTGCTGAATTTAAGGAGATGGCTTTCAAAAGCTATCAGGAAACTACTGCTTTATTGAATAAATTTTACCTTGCAGCACTTTTTCTGGTCCTGGTATTTGCTATATTACTGATCATATTTATCATTAAGCTGGATAAATCCGAAATAGACCTGCGCCTGGAAAATGATCGTGCAGTAGCCATTGCACAGCAAAAGATGGATTTACTGCTGCATATGAGCCATGAGATCCGTAATCCATTAACAGCGATCAAGGGCTTTCTTTATATATTCAGCCGCACCAGTCTTTCTCCACGTCAGACAGAAATGCTGGGTTCCATTACCTTATCTTCTGATATGCTGCTGCTCACGCTGAATGATACATTGGACGCCGCTAAAATGGAGAACAATGAATTTAAGATCAATTCTGAACCTTTTAATGCGGATTATGCCTTGAAAGAAGTGATCGAAAGTATGGAGTTCAGCGCGACTAAAAAGAAGCTGACTATTGAGTATAATTTTGTAGGAGATAAGCAGGTTGTCCTGTCAGGGGATAGTTTCAGATTGAAACAGATCCTGGTTAATTTACTGAGTAATGCCATTAAGTATACCAATACAGGAGGTATTACCGTGAACGCAAAACTGAATAGGGTGAAGGAGCAAAACAGGCTGGAGGTTAGCATTACAGATACTGGAATGGGAATCAGCCAGGAGCAGCAAACCAACCTGTTCTCTAAATACTATCAGACTAATTCTGCTAAAGGAAAAAACGGAACTGGCCTTGGCTTATATATTTGCAAGCAAATGGTCGAATTGCAAAAGGGAGAAATCAGCGTGGAAAGCAAGGCTGGAGAAGGCAGTACTTTCCAATTTTATATTCCTTATCCGGAAGGGATAGCTACTGCAGAGAGCGGATCGGTTAAGATTGCAACTGATGACCCGCTCGTGCTGTTAAATGGGATCAGTATTCTGGCTGTCGATGACAATGAGCTGAATTTAATGTTCCTGAAAATGATAACCAGCAAATGGAACGTCAAATTCTACCAGGCATCAAATGGGGCTGATGCTTTGGATATTTTGCATAAAAATAGTGTAAGTGTAGTATTAACTGATCTTCAAATGCCTGAAATGGATGGTTATGAACTGCTTACTGCCATTCGGTCGGCTCAGGGGGCTATTCATAAGCTACCGGTAATTGTGACTGGAGGAAATGAAATTGAGCTGGATAAAGTGAAAATTTCAGTAGATGGATTTTCTGGATTGGTCAGAAAGCCATTTGTCGAATCAGAACTGGTCAGGAAAATCGCTGCTGCGCTTCAGCATCCATTAGCATAG
- a CDS encoding RNA polymerase sigma-70 factor — translation MHIQEPLYSDFQKLFRLHYKTLCMHAYKYLADADESQDAVQEVFVKFWEIKQEMVNDKNALYYLITAVRNNCISRLRKKVHTISMEDETVFNKITDTPLEEEETKETADIQTLVDEALALLPPKCGAIFRMSRLDKLTYQQIATELGISIKTVENQMGKAISIMREFARTHYIPLSVLLSLIYFLEHRGILNFYV, via the coding sequence ATGCACATACAAGAACCTTTATATTCAGATTTTCAGAAGTTATTCCGTTTGCATTACAAGACATTGTGCATGCATGCTTATAAATACCTGGCCGACGCTGACGAAAGTCAGGATGCCGTGCAAGAAGTATTTGTAAAGTTCTGGGAGATAAAGCAGGAAATGGTGAATGATAAAAATGCCTTATACTATCTGATTACTGCAGTACGCAATAATTGTATTTCAAGGCTGAGGAAGAAAGTTCATACAATTTCTATGGAGGATGAAACTGTTTTTAATAAAATAACTGACACCCCATTAGAAGAAGAAGAAACAAAAGAAACCGCAGATATACAGACACTTGTTGATGAAGCACTAGCGCTGCTCCCACCAAAATGCGGTGCTATTTTCAGGATGAGCAGGCTTGACAAGCTTACCTATCAGCAGATTGCTACAGAATTAGGGATTTCCATTAAAACAGTTGAAAACCAAATGGGAAAAGCGATCAGTATTATGCGCGAGTTTGCCAGGACACACTATATTCCCCTTTCTGTTTTGCTTTCATTAATTTATTTTCTGGAACATAGGGGTATTTTAAATTTTTACGTTTAA
- a CDS encoding FecR domain-containing protein, with translation MQNQDINSLLAKHFNGELSAEQNMAVEEWIKSNPTAYSSLKSLIEKADQTVYNPDFDLEDAWQQVDAQIRAKQPQTVKLIKRTGQRTWWMSIAASLFLVTSFALIYYSSYYNPLITVSSGNFARQVTLADGSLVTLNANSTLKYFKLLSGDKREVRLEGEAFFEVTKNPARPFVIEAGKGQIKVLGTSFNVNTSQAQVEVTVRTGKVQLSSTNKRGLAVTLLPGNRGTLHNDQLQKDTVLSGNEYAWKTGILVFRKERLSSLVKVLENTYHRKIILDNNAASCAVTATFKNQTLESVLEELKLILKFNYEVKKDYILIHNLACENDNRE, from the coding sequence ATGCAAAATCAAGATATTAATTCTCTTCTGGCCAAACACTTCAACGGTGAGCTTTCTGCTGAGCAAAACATGGCTGTGGAAGAATGGATTAAATCCAACCCGACAGCGTACAGCAGTTTGAAATCATTAATAGAAAAAGCTGATCAGACAGTTTACAACCCGGATTTCGACTTAGAAGATGCCTGGCAGCAGGTAGATGCCCAAATCAGAGCAAAACAACCCCAAACAGTTAAATTGATTAAAAGAACAGGACAGCGTACCTGGTGGATGTCTATTGCCGCATCACTGTTCCTGGTTACCAGCTTTGCGCTTATCTACTATAGTTCTTATTATAATCCTCTGATCACCGTCAGCTCAGGCAATTTTGCCAGGCAGGTTACCCTGGCAGATGGGTCGCTGGTTACTTTAAATGCAAACAGTACTTTAAAATATTTCAAACTACTCTCAGGAGATAAAAGAGAAGTAAGACTAGAAGGAGAAGCTTTCTTTGAAGTTACCAAAAATCCGGCAAGACCATTTGTTATTGAAGCAGGAAAAGGTCAAATCAAAGTACTGGGTACTTCATTTAACGTCAATACCAGCCAGGCACAGGTAGAAGTTACCGTTAGGACCGGGAAAGTACAACTGAGCAGCACCAATAAACGCGGCCTTGCCGTTACACTGTTACCAGGTAACCGGGGAACATTACATAACGATCAGCTTCAAAAAGACACTGTACTGTCCGGAAATGAATATGCATGGAAAACAGGCATTTTGGTTTTTAGAAAAGAGCGGTTGTCCAGCCTGGTCAAAGTACTTGAAAACACCTATCACAGAAAAATTATATTAGATAATAATGCGGCATCCTGCGCGGTGACAGCAACTTTTAAAAACCAGACTTTAGAAAGCGTATTAGAAGAATTAAAACTCATTCTTAAGTTTAATTACGAGGTTAAAAAAGATTATATATTAATCCATAATTTAGCCTGTGAGAATGACAACAGGGAATAA